The sequence GAAACCAGGCGGTCGAAATATTTTTCAATATTTAACATGGCCAGGACACGTTTTTGCATATGCAGTGGAGAAGCTGATGCCAGGCCAATTTTTAGCCCTTGCTCACGGCAAAGCTCCAGCGCGTATTCTACCCCCGGCAATACTGGGCGAGTTTCTTCCACTAAATCTATTGCTCGGGCAATAATGCGTTTGCAAACTTCAGCCTGGCTCGGCCCTTGCCATGGCATGGACTGGAACCAAAGCTTCACGACTAAATCGATGCGTAATCCGAGGGTGTCGGGTAAGGAATCCCTTGAGGAGGTATCCAGTCCCAATTCGGTGAAAATATCGAGTTCAGCCTGTAGCCATAAAGGCTCCGAGTCAATCAGCAAGCCGTCCATATCGAAAATTGCGGCCTTAATCATGTGCGGGGTTGCCATTTATTATTACTCCTGTTTGGTCTCTAGCTACGGGTTTAACACTTTATCATTGGTTCATAATGATTGAACCGGTGGAGCGCAATTCTCTGTCTTTATTGCGGCATAACTTATTAACTTAATGATATTGCGCTGGATGAGCTAGTCTTGAATTTGTGTGAATCGCAAGAACTTGCGCAAAATTCTGCACAAGACCGGGATGTAGCGGGTAAACTAAGGCCACATAAGTAGTGGTATTTACAAGGAGAAGTCATGACCTATCAACAGGCTGGGCGTGTCGCTGTTATCAAACGGATAGCCGGGTGGCTCGTTTTTATTCCAGCACTGCTGTCAACATTGATTTCAATTATCAGTTTTGCCTATCAATATAGTCAAAAAAGCACGGGAATTAATGCGGTTATGCTGGATTTTATCCACGTCATGACCGATATGATCCGCTTCAACACAACTTTTCTGGATATCTTCTGGTACAACTCGCCAGTGCCTGATTTCGAACAAGGTTTTTCAGCATCGAATATTATGTTCTTTATCATTTATATGCTGATTTTTGTGGGTTTGTCATTGCAGGCGTCCGGTGCGCGAATGTCACGGCAAGTACGTCACATTCGCGAAGGTATTGAAGATCAACTGATTTTGGAGCAAGCCAAGGGCAGTGAAGGGCGCAGCCGGGAACAGTTGGAAGAGAAAATAGTCTTACCGCATCACACCATCTTTTTGCAGTTTTTTACCTTATATATCCTGCCACTAGTGATAGGTGTGGTGTTCTATTTTGTCATAAAACTATTGGGATTGATGGCTCAAGGATAACGCCATTATCTGACAATCATTTTGCCGCATCATAAAAAGGCCCCTAATTTAGGGCCTTTCTATATTTATCCATTTGAAATTAAAGAAAATTAATGTCTTGAAAGAATTTTCTGACCCGTGACTGGCGATACTCGTCTTGCACTCACAATATTGCGTCACTGATTCCCTTATGCTGTGGGCCTATTTCCCCTGTTATATCAGTAGAGTCATGAACGTTTTCATTTCAAAGAAGATGCGTAATTTTATTATTTTGGCTCAAACAAACAGCATGGCGAAGGCCGCTGAAAAATTACACATGACAGCTTCACCTTTCGGTAAGAGTATCGCGGCCTTGGAAGAGCTGGTGGGGTATTCACTGTTTACTCGCAATGAGAAAAACATCAGCCTAAATAAAGCCGGACAGGAGCTATATCAGGAATTATTCCCTATTTATCAGCGATTATCGGCCATTGATAATACGATTGTGTCTATGTCCCATCGGCAGAAAAATATCGTCATTGGTATCGACAATACTTATCCCACGATCATTTTTGATCAGTTATTCAGTCTCAGTGATAAATATGATGGCGTCACGGCTCAGCCTTTTGAGTTTAGTGAAAACAGTGTGATAGACGATTTACTCGACAGGCGCGTGGATTTTATTATCTCTCCACAGCAAGCCTCGCCCCGCGTTACGCATATTGATAGTTTGCAAACCACGGAACTTCCTTTATTACGCCTCGGCTTTTTGGTCTCACGCCGTTTTGAAAATTGCCAATCGCTTGAATTATTGAATACATTGCCGTGGTTACAAATGCGATTTCAGAATCGGGCTAATTTTGAATCCTTATTAGATGCGCATTTCCGCTCTATTGGGATTAACCCGACTATCATATATCGCCCATACAGCTTTATGGCGAAAATTAGCGCAGTAGAGCAGGGGCAATTTCTCACTGTCGTCCCGCAGTTTGCTTATCGGTTAGTCAATCCGGCTAAGCTGAAATATTTTGATGCGCCAAATCAGCCCATGTATATGCGCGAGTATCTCTATTCACTCAAAAATAATCACCATATAGAACAAGTCATGGGCTATATACATTCCGATCGTGACGGTGATTAAGGGGCCAGCATGGAGCCAAACTCAAACAAATTTTGGTGTAGCCGGAAAGCTTGCGCTAAATCGTGATGCAAATGTCCCCCTTTGGCCTGCGCCAGATAGTGATGCAGATAGTCACGATACATAGGATGCGCACAGTTATTGATAATCGTACTGGCACGTTGCATTGGTGATAGACCGCGTAAATCCGCCACTCCTTGTTCAGTGACGATAACTTTTACACTGTGTTCACTGTGATCAACATGGGTACACATCGGCACAATGGTGGAGACTTTCCCGCCCTTGACGATGGAGGGGGCCATAAAAATCGACAGATAGGCATTGCGCTCAAAGTCAGCGCTGCCACCAATACCATTAACCAACTCTGTCCCCGCGACATGGGTGGAGTTGGCGTGACCATAAATATCAAATTCCAGCCCCACATTAAGTGCAATGATACCTAAGCGGCGAATGATTTCCGGGTGGTTAGAAATCTCTTGGGGCCGCAGGACAATTCGATTGGCGAAGAAATCCATGTTGTCATAGATTTTTTTCAGCGTGGCAGGTGAAATTGTCAGGCTAGAGGCACTGACACCCAGCACTTTTTCTGTTTCCAACAACTGCACCACGGATTCTTGTAACACCTCGGAATACATCATAAACGGCGGTATATCGGGGTTTTCGCCCAAGCGCTTCATGACGGCATTATTGATGTTCCCGACACCACTTTGTAGGGGGAGAAACTCGGGCGGGATGCGCCCTAATTTAAGTTCGTTCAGTAAGAAAATGACCACGTTGTCCGCAATTTTCTCACACAATGGGTTTTCGCGGTCAAGGCTGTTACTGGCATCAGGCAACTGTGTATCGACGATACCAACCACTTTCGCGGGGTCGATTTGTACATAAGATTGGCCCACTTTATCCAGTGTATGGAATATGGGCAGGGTATTGCGCCGTGGAGGCGCGCCCAGTATCACAATATCGGCCAGCTCGGCGACGCGAGGGCTGTGATAATGATTTAATTCGATGATAATTTTCTTGGCTTTATGCAAAAAAATAGGAGAGTTACCAATCCCGCTAGTGAGATAAACTTTGCCATCGGCTGTTATTGCTGAGGCCTCAATCACCGCCACGTCAATGTCACCAAAGAAACCATAGTTGACCATTTGCGCGACTTCACTCAGATGCAAATCAACAAAACTGACCGCCCCTTGGTTGATTTTTTCTCTTAATAATGAGGCGGTTTGATACGGCGCTCGCCATGCAACGGCATCGGCAGCGGCTAATTCGTCATCTGCTTGAGCACTGATTGACGCGCCCGTCAGCAAGCGGATTTGAAAGTCTTTCTGCTGTTGGTGATAAGCATTTGCTCGCCGGGCAATGGCCGCGGGAAGCACTTTTGGCGCTCCGGCTGGGGTAAAACCGCTGAACACCACCATATTTCCATGCTCAATACACTCGGCAGCTTCATCAGATGTCAATGTGCAATATGACCGTTTCATAGAGAAATCCTTTAGCAGAGAAGGGTTAATGCCCGAGAAATTTAGGTTTACGTTTCTCCATGAAGGCGCTCATGCCCTCATGATAATCATTGCTGTCATAGACCGCGCGCCGCATGCCCTGAATGCGCTCAAATTCATCAGAATTCATGGTGTGGGCTTCCCCTAAAACGCGAAGTTCCTCCTTAATGACCGCAATGGCCAACGGGGCTTTTTCAGAAATGACGTGT comes from Yersinia canariae and encodes:
- a CDS encoding succinate CoA transferase, which gives rise to MKRSYCTLTSDEAAECIEHGNMVVFSGFTPAGAPKVLPAAIARRANAYHQQQKDFQIRLLTGASISAQADDELAAADAVAWRAPYQTASLLREKINQGAVSFVDLHLSEVAQMVNYGFFGDIDVAVIEASAITADGKVYLTSGIGNSPIFLHKAKKIIIELNHYHSPRVAELADIVILGAPPRRNTLPIFHTLDKVGQSYVQIDPAKVVGIVDTQLPDASNSLDRENPLCEKIADNVVIFLLNELKLGRIPPEFLPLQSGVGNINNAVMKRLGENPDIPPFMMYSEVLQESVVQLLETEKVLGVSASSLTISPATLKKIYDNMDFFANRIVLRPQEISNHPEIIRRLGIIALNVGLEFDIYGHANSTHVAGTELVNGIGGSADFERNAYLSIFMAPSIVKGGKVSTIVPMCTHVDHSEHSVKVIVTEQGVADLRGLSPMQRASTIINNCAHPMYRDYLHHYLAQAKGGHLHHDLAQAFRLHQNLFEFGSMLAP
- a CDS encoding YniB family protein; this translates as MTYQQAGRVAVIKRIAGWLVFIPALLSTLISIISFAYQYSQKSTGINAVMLDFIHVMTDMIRFNTTFLDIFWYNSPVPDFEQGFSASNIMFFIIYMLIFVGLSLQASGARMSRQVRHIREGIEDQLILEQAKGSEGRSREQLEEKIVLPHHTIFLQFFTLYILPLVIGVVFYFVIKLLGLMAQG
- the srsR gene encoding LysR family transcriptional regulator SrsR — protein: MNVFISKKMRNFIILAQTNSMAKAAEKLHMTASPFGKSIAALEELVGYSLFTRNEKNISLNKAGQELYQELFPIYQRLSAIDNTIVSMSHRQKNIVIGIDNTYPTIIFDQLFSLSDKYDGVTAQPFEFSENSVIDDLLDRRVDFIISPQQASPRVTHIDSLQTTELPLLRLGFLVSRRFENCQSLELLNTLPWLQMRFQNRANFESLLDAHFRSIGINPTIIYRPYSFMAKISAVEQGQFLTVVPQFAYRLVNPAKLKYFDAPNQPMYMREYLYSLKNNHHIEQVMGYIHSDRDGD
- the hxpB gene encoding hexitol phosphatase HxpB, yielding MATPHMIKAAIFDMDGLLIDSEPLWLQAELDIFTELGLDTSSRDSLPDTLGLRIDLVVKLWFQSMPWQGPSQAEVCKRIIARAIDLVEETRPVLPGVEYALELCREQGLKIGLASASPLHMQKRVLAMLNIEKYFDRLVSAEYLPHSKPHPEVYLNAASDLGVDPLECVTLEDSVNGMIATKAARMRSIVIPTAEYRADKRWVLSDIQLESLEQLRKEDIS